The segment GCGACCGCACCGCCGAACAGACGAAGATCGAGATCGGCTCGGCCTATCCGCTCGAGCGCGAACTCTCGATCGTCGTCAAGGGCCGCGACTTGATCACCGGCCTTCCCCGTAGCACAGAGGTCACCAGCGTCGAGATCCGTGACGCCATCAAAGAGCCGCTCATGACGATCGTGGAGGCGATCAAGCTCACCCTGGAGGCCACCCCGCCCGAGCTTGCCGCCGACTGCATGAACAGCGGTATTGTCATCGCAGGAGGAGGTGCGCTGATCCGTGGCTTTGACAAGCTCATCGAACGCGAAACCGGTATGCCTGTCCATGTCGCCCACGACCCGCTCAGTTGCGTGGCGATCGGCACGGGACGCATGCTGGACGCCCTGAGCGAAAGCCCGGCCATCCGGCGCATGCTGGAGCGAGCATCGCGGACGTAGACCGGCCCATCAAGTTCGACTGGATGACCCTGGCGGCATGCTTGGTCGTCAGCGTCGCGCTGGGTCAGTGGCAGAACCGGGCGCGGGCCGCGGGCCAAATGGACCCGGTCACCACCGTCGTGCAGACGACCCTGGCCCGCTTGGGGGGCGGCATCGACCGTACCGCCCAAAACCTCCGGGACAACGTGGTCGGCGTCGGTGAGGCGCCTCGGCTCCGCCAAGAGAACTCCCGACTCCGCGAACAACTTCAGGCCGCCAAGATCTATCTCGACTCGGCCCAGGAACTTCAGGCCCAAATCGCATCGTTGCGGGCCCTTCAGCAGCTGCCTGACTACGGCCGGCAGAAAGTGGGGGCGCAAATCATCGGCTATTCCCCGTTCGACAACCGCATCACCCTGAACGTCGGCAAGGACAAGGGCATCCAACCGGCCATGCCGGTGGCCAACGGGCAAGGGCTGCTGGCCCAGATCAGCTCGGTGGGCCCGAACACCTCGACCGCGACCCTGTTGACATCGCCCAGTCTGCGTGTGGCCGCCCTGCTGGAAGGGAACCAGAAGGCCGTCGGCCTGGTGCGCGGCGAGACAAGCCGCCGGCTGGTCATGGAGATTGTCGAAGACGTGGACGTCAAGCTCGGCGACGTGATCGTCACGTCGGGGTTCTCCCAGTACTACCCCCGTGGCCTGCGCATCGGTGACGTGGTCGAGGTAAGGGACGACATCGAGACCGGCTCCAAGCGAGCCTATGTCGTGCCGCGCGCCAAGTTGTCCCAGGGTGCCGACGTGGTGGTGCTGCGGTGAACGTCTGGCGTCAGTATCTCGCCACGGCCGGGCTCCTGTTCGTCGCCGCTGTGCTGGAAGCCGGGTTGGCGCGCCACTTGGCCATCTACGACGCCAGGCCGAGCTTCCTCCTCGTCCTCGCCTTGTCCTATGGGCTCAGCGTCCGGCCCGGGCGGGCCGCCGTCGTCGCCTGCGTTTCGGGCGTCTTGACCGGGGGCCTCTCCGGAGCAAGCATGGCCGCGTTCACCGTCGGCCGGACTCTGGTGTGCTTTTTCCTCGGGTTCTTGGAGCGGGTCGAGATCAAGGTCGCCCTACCCCTTGGTGCGGCTTTGGTCGCAGTCGGCACCTGTGTCGATGCCGGCTTCACCATGCTGATCTCCCCACCGTCGGACATTGGCGGATTCATGCGGGCTACAATCGGCTCGGCTGTGTACAACGGTGTGCTTGCCTTTCCCATCTACGGGCTGGTGCGCCGCATGTTCCGCAACAAGGATGATTGAAGGGCATGAGTGAAATCGACGTTCTCGGGATGGCGCGCAAGCAGCTGTCCGTCGCGGCAAAACATCTAGACCTTGACGAGGGACTGGTCGAGGTCCTCGGGACACCCAGACGGCAATTGACCGTCAACTTCCCCGTCGTCATGGACAACGGCGAAGTCAAGGTTTATCAGGGTTACCGGGTCCAGCACAACTCCAGCCGGGGACCGACCAAGGGCGGCCTGCGCTACCATCCCCACGTCGACGTCGACGAGACGACCGCCCTCGCCATGTGGATGACCTGGAAGTGCGCGGTCGTCAACATCCCCTACGGCGGCGCCAAGGGTGGCGTCAAGGTCAACACGAAGCAACTCTCCCGCCGTGAGTTGGAGAAGTTGACCCGCCGGTTCATCACCGAGATCAACCTTATCGTCGGCGAGCGCAGCGACATCCCCGCTCCCGACATCGGGACGAACGCCCAAGTCATGGCCTGGATCATGGACACGATCTCCATGCAAGCCGGCTACACCGTCCCTGGCGTCGTGACCGGCAAGCCGATCGAGTTGGGAGGGTCCGAGGGCCGCATCGAAGCCACTGGGCGCGGCGTCGTCGTGACCGCCATCGAGGCCTGTAAGTCGATGGGCAAGTCTTTCGAGGGCCAGCG is part of the Fimbriimonadaceae bacterium genome and harbors:
- the mreC gene encoding rod shape-determining protein MreC; this translates as MTLAACLVVSVALGQWQNRARAAGQMDPVTTVVQTTLARLGGGIDRTAQNLRDNVVGVGEAPRLRQENSRLREQLQAAKIYLDSAQELQAQIASLRALQQLPDYGRQKVGAQIIGYSPFDNRITLNVGKDKGIQPAMPVANGQGLLAQISSVGPNTSTATLLTSPSLRVAALLEGNQKAVGLVRGETSRRLVMEIVEDVDVKLGDVIVTSGFSQYYPRGLRIGDVVEVRDDIETGSKRAYVVPRAKLSQGADVVVLR
- a CDS encoding Glu/Leu/Phe/Val dehydrogenase; translated protein: MSEIDVLGMARKQLSVAAKHLDLDEGLVEVLGTPRRQLTVNFPVVMDNGEVKVYQGYRVQHNSSRGPTKGGLRYHPHVDVDETTALAMWMTWKCAVVNIPYGGAKGGVKVNTKQLSRRELEKLTRRFITEINLIVGERSDIPAPDIGTNAQVMAWIMDTISMQAGYTVPGVVTGKPIELGGSEGRIEATGRGVVVTAIEACKSMGKSFEGQRVAVQGFGNVGSVAAELAEQNGAVVVAVSDATGGIYNPKGLPVKELYSRYSGVEGGIRNYKDADALSNEELLELSCDILMPCAIQGQLTGENADKIKAKLVVEGANGPTTLEADNILSDKGVPVIPDILANAGGVVTSYFEWVQDLQNFFWSEDQVNERLANIMRNAYAAVFEKHQKHKTDMRTAAMIIAVERVARATTTRGIFP